The following proteins are co-located in the Alcaligenes faecalis genome:
- the panB gene encoding 3-methyl-2-oxobutanoate hydroxymethyltransferase, which yields MSVHTTQVRISVPALTAYKGKQKIASLTAYIAPIARMLDEHMDMILVGDSTAMVGYAMPDTLSITVDMLAAHAAAVVRATKHACIVVDMPFGSYQESPQQAFANASRMLATSGAQAVKMEGGQAMAETTRFLVERGVPVLAHVGLMPQYVNTMGGYKAQGMTDAAAQRVLDDAVAHAQAGAWGVVLEGVAESVGRRITETIAIPTIGIGASPACDGQVLVTEDILGLTNGKIPKFAKPYADVGALISQAAGQYAAEVRDGSFPTLEQCFGVKR from the coding sequence ATGAGCGTACATACCACGCAGGTTCGCATTAGCGTTCCCGCTCTGACCGCCTATAAGGGCAAACAAAAAATTGCGTCGTTAACAGCCTATATCGCGCCAATCGCACGAATGCTGGACGAGCATATGGATATGATCCTGGTGGGCGACTCGACCGCGATGGTAGGTTATGCCATGCCTGACACCCTAAGCATTACGGTGGATATGTTGGCTGCCCATGCTGCGGCCGTGGTGCGTGCAACGAAACACGCTTGTATTGTCGTGGATATGCCCTTTGGCAGCTATCAGGAATCACCCCAGCAGGCATTTGCCAATGCATCGCGTATGCTCGCGACCAGCGGCGCCCAGGCGGTGAAAATGGAAGGCGGACAAGCCATGGCTGAAACCACCCGTTTCCTGGTCGAGCGTGGTGTACCTGTGCTGGCCCATGTGGGTTTGATGCCTCAGTATGTGAACACCATGGGCGGTTACAAAGCTCAAGGCATGACCGATGCTGCCGCCCAGCGCGTGTTGGACGATGCTGTTGCGCATGCTCAGGCCGGTGCCTGGGGCGTGGTGCTGGAAGGAGTGGCGGAAAGTGTGGGTCGCCGGATTACCGAAACCATCGCCATTCCTACTATCGGTATTGGCGCATCACCTGCATGTGATGGCCAGGTCCTGGTGACCGAAGATATCCTGGGCCTGACAAACGGCAAAATCCCTAAATTTGCCAAACCCTACGCGGATGTGGGTGCCTTGATCTCCCAGGCAGCCGGTCAATACGCGGCTGAAGTGCGTGATGGTTCTTTCCCCACGTTGGAGCAGTGTTTCGGCGTGAAACGCTAG
- a CDS encoding aldo/keto reductase has translation MSTIPPSITFHDDNRAPQLGMGVWQVPAEQTADVVCSGIEAGYRLIDTAAIYGNEAEVGQGIRQSKVPRQELFVTTKLWNDRHGHDNTRAGFEESMDKLQLDYVDLYLIHWPVPKNRQYIQTWETLINLRNEGRVKSIGVCNFLPQHLQTLLDKTGVLPVLNQIELHPGFQQAESRHYHEDHAIQTQAWSPLGLGTLWDNPVLNKIAKEHGRSVAQIMLRWQIQLGNMVITKSTSPERQRDNMDIFSFELSAQDMAAIAGLDQAEGRLGPDPELFRLPKSTV, from the coding sequence ATGTCGACTATCCCCCCAAGCATCACCTTCCACGACGATAACCGTGCACCACAACTGGGCATGGGCGTGTGGCAGGTACCTGCCGAGCAAACGGCCGACGTGGTGTGCAGTGGCATCGAAGCAGGCTACCGCCTGATCGATACTGCCGCTATCTACGGCAACGAAGCCGAGGTCGGACAAGGGATTCGTCAGTCCAAGGTGCCACGCCAAGAGCTGTTTGTAACCACCAAGCTGTGGAATGATAGGCATGGCCATGACAACACCCGCGCCGGCTTTGAAGAAAGCATGGACAAGCTGCAGCTAGATTACGTGGATCTGTACCTGATTCACTGGCCTGTGCCCAAGAACCGCCAGTACATCCAGACCTGGGAAACACTGATCAATCTGCGCAATGAAGGCCGCGTAAAATCCATTGGCGTGTGCAACTTCCTGCCCCAGCATCTGCAAACCTTGCTGGACAAGACCGGCGTCTTGCCTGTGCTGAACCAAATTGAGCTGCACCCCGGTTTTCAGCAAGCGGAGTCACGCCACTACCATGAGGATCACGCCATCCAGACCCAGGCCTGGAGCCCGCTGGGGCTGGGCACGCTGTGGGACAATCCGGTATTGAACAAGATTGCCAAGGAACATGGCCGTTCCGTGGCGCAAATCATGCTGCGCTGGCAGATTCAACTGGGCAATATGGTGATTACCAAGTCCACCTCCCCCGAGCGCCAGCGCGACAATATGGACATTTTCAGCTTCGAGCTGAGCGCGCAGGACATGGCCGCCATTGCCGGTCTGGACCAGGCCGAAGGGCGTCTTGGCCCGGATCCAGAATTGTTCCGCTTGCCCAAAAGCACCGTCTAA